A section of the Nitrososphaerota archaeon genome encodes:
- a CDS encoding ammonium transporter, with translation MAVDSADTAFVLISAALVLLMTPALAFFYGGLVRRKNVLSTIMYSFITIAVITLQWVIFGYSLSFGPNIGGFIGNLDWLGLKGVGGAPSAYAPTIPAQAFMIFQMMFAIITPALITGAFIDRMKFSTFLVFTLAWTTVVYDPVAHWVWADGGWLRSLGALDFAGGTVVHISSGISALAAALVIGKRKGLGNDPMEPHDIRLMVLGVGLLWFGWFGFNSGSALSSGTLATSAFVVTHVAAAAAALSWMVMSWLRVGKPSVTGAATGGVAGLVAITPASGFVDPMGAIAIGLGVGVISFLAIELKSRLGFDDALDVWACHGIGGTWGALATGLFAQLAINPAGADGLLYGNPALLGSQAIAVGVTWVYSFTVTFILLKVLDRVMGLRVTGDEEEIGLDLTQHGERVPV, from the coding sequence ATGGCCGTTGATAGCGCTGACACCGCATTCGTATTAATTTCAGCAGCACTCGTACTGCTGATGACTCCTGCCCTCGCCTTCTTTTACGGAGGACTCGTTAGGCGAAAAAACGTTCTCAGCACTATAATGTACAGTTTCATCACAATCGCAGTCATAACTCTACAATGGGTCATATTCGGATACTCACTATCTTTCGGCCCTAACATAGGCGGTTTCATAGGTAACCTCGACTGGCTTGGTCTCAAAGGCGTCGGAGGGGCACCATCAGCCTACGCCCCTACCATCCCCGCCCAAGCCTTCATGATATTCCAGATGATGTTCGCAATCATAACTCCAGCGCTAATTACCGGTGCCTTCATAGACCGGATGAAGTTCTCAACATTTCTGGTCTTCACTCTTGCTTGGACTACTGTTGTGTATGATCCTGTTGCTCACTGGGTTTGGGCTGACGGCGGCTGGCTTAGAAGCTTAGGCGCATTGGACTTTGCTGGAGGAACTGTCGTTCACATCAGCTCAGGCATATCAGCCCTAGCTGCGGCACTTGTCATCGGTAAACGAAAAGGCCTAGGCAACGATCCTATGGAGCCTCATGACATTCGGTTAATGGTGCTCGGAGTTGGGCTTCTATGGTTCGGCTGGTTCGGTTTCAACTCAGGGAGCGCCTTATCCTCTGGAACATTAGCTACAAGCGCCTTCGTTGTCACCCATGTTGCCGCCGCAGCGGCTGCACTTTCATGGATGGTTATGAGTTGGCTTAGGGTAGGTAAACCCAGTGTCACCGGTGCAGCGACAGGCGGCGTTGCAGGTCTAGTAGCTATTACTCCTGCATCAGGCTTCGTGGACCCGATGGGCGCCATAGCAATAGGACTTGGTGTAGGTGTAATCTCGTTCTTAGCTATTGAGCTAAAGTCAAGGTTAGGCTTTGATGATGCACTAGATGTCTGGGCTTGCCACGGAATAGGTGGAACCTGGGGTGCGTTGGCAACAGGCCTCTTCGCTCAGCTTGCAATCAACCCCGCGGGCGCCGATGGACTGCTCTACGGTAACCCGGCGTTGCTAGGCTCACAGGCTATTGCGGTAGGCGTCACTTGGGTGTATTCTTTCACAGTTACGTTTATACTTCTAAAGGTTCTCGACCGGGTGATGGGTCTCAGAGTCACAGGCGATGAGGAGGAGATCGGATTGGATCTAACACAGCACGGGGAGCGGGTCCCAGTCTAA
- a CDS encoding P-II family nitrogen regulator, whose amino-acid sequence MKKIEAIVRREKLKDVRKALVAAGFLGITVYDVYGRGRQKGLDLQFRGREYQVDLLPKTKLELLLADKDVEKAVDIIIKNAATGRIGDGKIAILPVDDLIRIRTGERGDEAV is encoded by the coding sequence TTGAAGAAGATTGAAGCAATAGTTAGACGAGAGAAGCTAAAGGATGTCCGTAAGGCACTGGTTGCAGCCGGCTTTCTAGGAATCACCGTCTACGACGTATATGGTCGAGGACGCCAAAAAGGTCTAGATCTCCAGTTCCGTGGTCGAGAATACCAAGTAGATCTGCTGCCAAAAACAAAACTTGAGCTTCTACTAGCCGACAAAGACGTAGAGAAGGCTGTAGACATCATAATCAAGAACGCAGCAACAGGCAGAATAGGCGACGGCAAAATCGCAATACTCCCCGTAGACGACCTCATCAGGATCAGAACCGGCGAACGCGGCGACGAAGCTGTCTAA
- a CDS encoding ammonium transporter codes for MAVDGADTTFVLISAALVLLMTPALAFFYGGLVRRKNVLSTLMYTFITIGLVSIQWAFIGYTLAFNPNGSSFIGGLDWLGLKGVGFNPGPYAPTIPHEAFMVFQMMFAIITPALIIGAFVDRMKFSTFLVFTLAWTTVVYDPVAHWVWADGGWLRSLGALDFAGGVVVHISSGVSALAAAIVVGKRKGLGNDPMEPHDIRVMVLGAALLWFGWFGFNAGSALASGSLASNTFVVTHMAGAAASLVWTIMSWLRTGKPSVVGAATGGIAGLAAVTPASGFIDPLGAIAIGIGVGVISFYAMGLKTRLGFDDALDVWACHGIGGTWGVLATGLFAQLAINPTGANGLLYGNAAQLGVQALAVVVTWVYSFAVTFILLKVLDRVMGLRVTGDVEEIGLDIAQHGERIPT; via the coding sequence ATGGCGGTAGACGGAGCAGACACCACCTTTGTACTGATATCAGCTGCACTTGTTCTTTTGATGACTCCTGCCCTCGCCTTCTTTTACGGAGGACTCGTTAGGCGAAAAAACGTTCTCAGCACATTGATGTACACATTCATCACAATCGGTTTAGTCAGCATACAATGGGCCTTCATAGGATACACATTGGCATTCAACCCTAACGGAAGCAGCTTCATCGGTGGATTAGACTGGCTTGGTCTCAAAGGCGTCGGGTTCAACCCCGGCCCTTACGCACCGACAATTCCACATGAAGCCTTCATGGTTTTTCAGATGATGTTCGCAATCATAACCCCGGCCCTCATAATCGGCGCTTTTGTCGATAGAATGAAGTTCTCAACATTTCTGGTCTTCACTCTTGCTTGGACTACTGTTGTGTATGATCCTGTTGCTCACTGGGTTTGGGCTGACGGCGGCTGGCTTAGAAGCTTAGGCGCATTGGATTTCGCTGGCGGTGTTGTTGTCCACATTAGCTCCGGAGTCTCCGCTCTCGCCGCAGCAATAGTTGTCGGTAAACGGAAGGGGTTAGGTAACGATCCGATGGAACCGCATGATATCAGGGTGATGGTACTCGGCGCCGCCCTTCTATGGTTCGGTTGGTTCGGTTTCAACGCAGGGAGCGCCTTAGCCTCTGGGTCGCTTGCCTCAAACACCTTCGTTGTCACACATATGGCTGGCGCCGCTGCGTCTCTCGTTTGGACGATAATGAGCTGGCTGCGGACGGGTAAACCTAGTGTTGTAGGTGCGGCAACAGGCGGTATCGCTGGGTTAGCCGCTGTCACTCCGGCATCCGGATTCATTGATCCCTTGGGTGCTATAGCGATAGGAATCGGTGTAGGTGTCATTTCATTCTATGCAATGGGATTGAAGACGCGGTTAGGTTTCGATGATGCGCTTGATGTTTGGGCCTGTCACGGTATAGGCGGAACCTGGGGGGTTCTGGCGACAGGACTATTCGCTCAGCTCGCAATCAACCCGACAGGCGCAAACGGTTTACTCTACGGAAATGCGGCCCAACTCGGTGTTCAAGCGCTTGCAGTGGTCGTTACCTGGGTCTACTCGTTTGCGGTTACCTTCATACTTCTGAAGGTTCTCGATCGAGTGATGGGTCTCAGAGTTACCGGCGACGTGGAGGAGATCGGGCTGGACATAGCGCAGCACGGAGAAAGAATCCCAACCTAG
- a CDS encoding GNAT family N-acetyltransferase, with translation MGGQTSIITRNECLDGQTTQITMYERKEETSPTVGNLRLTNGQTTIGELTFTSSNDKMLIEEIFVKPSYRERGFGTRLLKMAEEFAAKHNLRQICLKPSPIDTVNLEALKDWYRRRGYTPSSFNLMKKPVSAKFT, from the coding sequence ATGGGTGGACAAACATCGATAATAACACGGAATGAATGCTTAGACGGACAAACCACTCAAATAACTATGTATGAACGTAAAGAAGAGACATCACCAACCGTCGGAAACCTAAGACTCACCAACGGACAAACAACAATCGGAGAACTCACCTTCACAAGCTCCAACGATAAAATGCTTATAGAAGAAATATTCGTAAAACCATCCTACCGAGAAAGAGGCTTCGGCACACGTCTCCTCAAAATGGCCGAAGAATTCGCAGCAAAACACAACCTACGCCAAATCTGCCTAAAACCCTCACCAATCGACACCGTAAACCTAGAAGCCCTGAAAGACTGGTATCGACGCAGAGGCTACACCCCATCCAGCTTCAACCTAATGAAGAAGCCAGTAAGCGCTAAATTCACTTGA
- the proC gene encoding pyrroline-5-carboxylate reductase: MPSLEKVGVIGVGKMGEALVSGLLRSSKYSPSDIYVYDVIPDRLSYMKSKYGVQILDSIADVVSAADIVTLVVKPQDLLSVTQELNKTYLKDRIILSLAAGINTAYLSKNLQKYTEIVRCMPNLACSVGEGMICVTRAQGTSQESLDRITKILSLTGHAVQIDEKFLDAATGLSGSGPAYVYTFIEALADAGVRLGLKRDLAFTLAAQTTLGAGKMVVETGEHPAKLKDMVVTPGGTTIEGLVELEKGGLRATVIEAVSKAAERSRQLQAAASEKTS, encoded by the coding sequence ATGCCTAGTTTGGAAAAGGTCGGTGTTATCGGGGTCGGAAAGATGGGTGAAGCCTTGGTCTCTGGGCTTCTCAGGTCGTCTAAGTATTCTCCAAGCGATATTTACGTCTACGATGTTATTCCGGATAGACTCAGCTATATGAAGTCCAAATACGGTGTGCAGATTCTTGACAGCATTGCAGATGTTGTCTCGGCCGCCGACATAGTCACGTTAGTTGTTAAGCCACAGGATCTCCTGAGCGTGACACAGGAGTTGAACAAGACCTATCTGAAAGACAGGATTATTCTTTCTCTCGCAGCTGGGATCAACACAGCCTACCTCTCTAAGAATCTTCAGAAGTACACAGAGATTGTCAGGTGTATGCCTAACCTCGCCTGCTCAGTCGGAGAAGGCATGATATGCGTCACACGCGCTCAAGGCACCTCTCAGGAGAGCCTCGACCGGATCACCAAGATCCTAAGCCTAACCGGCCACGCTGTACAGATTGACGAAAAGTTTCTCGACGCAGCTACAGGACTATCCGGAAGCGGCCCAGCCTACGTATACACCTTCATCGAAGCCTTAGCGGATGCAGGAGTTCGCCTCGGCTTGAAGAGAGATTTAGCGTTCACGCTGGCAGCTCAAACCACCCTCGGCGCAGGAAAAATGGTCGTCGAGACAGGGGAGCATCCGGCTAAGCTGAAGGACATGGTGGTGACACCCGGCGGAACCACAATCGAAGGCTTAGTTGAGCTTGAAAAAGGCGGGTTACGCGCAACAGTCATCGAGGCTGTATCAAAAGCAGCTGAACGATCACGTCAACTCCAAGCTGCAGCCAGCGAGAAAACCAGTTAA